A window from Streptomyces sp. NBC_00271 encodes these proteins:
- a CDS encoding ABC transporter permease — MFGIYLKRELSRRKKAALVIAMGLALGIALVITVNSVSAGMQQAQDKVLKSLYGLGTDMTVTKAQAAPSSNSSGRPKFDFDAKSSSSTKQSSDRVMTQGGQSLASSLVTKVSAQKGVASAVGALSLNVTKVDGSFTQGTAKSSTSGGSSRQGGPGGGQGGGSTGAPQVQGGGASFDVNSYSVSGVDVTNQDLGPLATSKITTGKTFTAAQTDAKVAVLSKSYAKENKYTVGKTLTISGTKYTIIGIATPDSSESTVDVYLPLKQAQTLGDAKNKVTTIYVKATDSKQITTVKTTIQKNISGTTVTTSADLASTVSGSLSTASNLATSVGKWLSIAVLVAAFLVAALLTSSAVSRRVREFGTLKALGWPSRKVTRQVVGESIVNGLIGGALGIAIGLGAAYAVTAISPKLTAELGNTGGGGGGGMGGGPGGGGPGQQAVKNTMEIALSAPVSVTTIALAAGLAIAGGLIAGAMGGWRASRMRPADALRSVS, encoded by the coding sequence ATGTTTGGCATCTATCTCAAGCGTGAGCTGAGCCGGCGCAAGAAGGCGGCCCTGGTGATCGCCATGGGTCTGGCGCTCGGTATCGCGCTGGTCATCACCGTCAACTCGGTGTCGGCCGGCATGCAGCAGGCACAGGACAAGGTCCTGAAGTCGCTGTACGGGCTCGGCACCGACATGACGGTGACCAAGGCCCAGGCGGCGCCTTCGAGCAACTCGTCCGGCAGACCGAAGTTCGACTTCGACGCCAAGTCGAGCAGCTCCACCAAGCAGAGCTCGGACCGCGTGATGACGCAGGGCGGGCAGTCCCTGGCCTCCTCCCTGGTCACCAAGGTCTCCGCGCAAAAGGGCGTGGCGAGCGCGGTGGGCGCGCTGAGCCTGAACGTCACCAAGGTCGACGGCTCCTTCACCCAGGGCACCGCGAAGTCCTCGACGTCCGGCGGCTCCTCCCGGCAGGGCGGCCCCGGCGGCGGGCAGGGCGGCGGCAGCACGGGCGCTCCCCAGGTGCAGGGCGGCGGCGCCTCCTTCGACGTGAACTCCTACTCCGTCTCGGGCGTCGACGTCACCAACCAGGACCTCGGCCCGCTGGCCACCTCGAAGATCACCACGGGCAAGACCTTCACCGCGGCGCAGACCGACGCGAAGGTCGCGGTGCTCAGCAAGTCGTACGCCAAGGAGAACAAGTACACGGTCGGCAAGACCCTCACGATCTCCGGCACCAAGTACACGATCATCGGTATCGCGACGCCGGACAGCAGCGAGTCGACGGTCGACGTCTACCTGCCGCTGAAGCAGGCGCAGACGCTGGGCGACGCGAAGAACAAGGTCACCACGATCTACGTCAAGGCGACCGACTCCAAGCAGATCACCACGGTCAAGACGACCATCCAGAAGAACATCTCGGGTACGACGGTCACCACCTCCGCCGACCTCGCCTCCACCGTCTCCGGCTCCCTGTCGACCGCCTCGAACCTGGCGACCAGCGTCGGCAAGTGGCTGTCCATCGCGGTGCTCGTGGCCGCGTTCCTGGTGGCGGCGCTGCTGACCTCCTCCGCCGTGTCCCGCCGGGTGCGTGAGTTCGGCACCCTCAAGGCGCTCGGCTGGCCCTCCCGCAAGGTCACCCGGCAGGTCGTCGGCGAGTCCATCGTGAACGGTCTGATCGGCGGCGCGCTCGGCATCGCCATCGGCCTCGGCGCGGCGTACGCGGTGACGGCGATCAGCCCGAAGCTGACCGCGGAGCTCGGCAACACCGGTGGTGGCGGCGGTGGCGGCATGGGCGGCGGCCCCGGCGGTGGCGGTCCCGGGCAGCAGGCGGTCAAGAACACCATGGAGATCGCGCTCTCCGCGCCGGTCTCGGTGACCACCATCGCGCTCGCCGCGGGCCTGGCCATCGCGGGCGGTCTGATCGCCGGTGCGATGGGCGGCTGGCGCGCCTCGCGGATGCGTCCGGCGGACGCGCTGCGCAGCGTCTCCTGA
- a CDS encoding ABC transporter ATP-binding protein yields the protein MYKLTGVTKRYTRGKETVEALRGIDLTIEDGDQLVIQGPTGGGKSTLLQMIGGLDRPSAGSVELDGVDLASISEAKLTRLRAEKIGIIFQSFNLIPTLTAQENVETALVPLGVKPAERRRRAAEALGSVGLGDRVGHAPSELSGGQQQRVAIARALVKKPKVLLADEPTGNLDEGTRDDIMGLLEGLWHEYGLTFIMVTHDSSIARRAPRLATIKAGQITLTEQGARSAVSQQYAPQ from the coding sequence ATGTACAAGCTCACCGGCGTCACCAAGCGCTACACGCGGGGCAAGGAGACGGTGGAGGCGCTGCGTGGCATCGACCTCACCATCGAGGACGGCGACCAGCTCGTCATCCAGGGCCCCACGGGCGGCGGCAAGTCCACCCTGCTCCAGATGATCGGCGGCCTGGACCGTCCCTCCGCCGGCAGCGTCGAGCTGGACGGCGTCGACCTCGCCTCCATCAGCGAGGCCAAGCTGACCCGGCTGCGTGCCGAGAAGATCGGCATCATCTTCCAGTCGTTCAACCTCATCCCGACGCTGACCGCGCAGGAGAACGTCGAGACCGCGCTCGTACCGCTCGGGGTGAAGCCCGCGGAGCGGCGCAGGCGGGCCGCCGAGGCCCTGGGCTCGGTCGGCCTCGGCGACCGCGTCGGCCATGCGCCGAGCGAGCTGTCCGGCGGTCAGCAGCAGCGTGTCGCCATCGCGCGCGCCCTGGTCAAGAAGCCGAAGGTGCTCCTCGCGGACGAGCCGACCGGCAACCTCGACGAGGGCACCCGCGACGACATCATGGGCCTGCTGGAAGGGCTCTGGCACGAGTACGGGCTGACCTTCATCATGGTCACCCACGACTCGTCGATCGCCCGCCGGGCGCCGCGCCTGGCGACCATCAAGGCAGGGCAGATCACACTCACCGAGCAGGGTGCGCGGAGCGCCGTGTCCCAGCAGTACGCCCCGCAGTAG
- a CDS encoding histidine phosphatase family protein: MRLILIRHGQTPSNVAFLLDTAVPGPGLTDLGEKQAAALPQTLADVDIDLLYVSTLTRTQLTAAPLAAARGLEVVVRDGIRELEAGDLEMMRGDTEAARAYFTTAFAWVAGDTELRMPGGENGTEALGRFDAVVAEAAATGAGSVAMVSHGAAIRVWTAARAHNVDMSFAAAHRLDNTDIVILEGSPEEGWTALSWAGTDIGGAAHARESGPAGQPLGPTA; encoded by the coding sequence ATGCGCCTGATCCTCATCCGCCATGGCCAGACCCCGTCCAACGTGGCGTTCCTCCTGGACACCGCCGTCCCCGGACCGGGTCTGACCGACCTCGGCGAGAAGCAGGCCGCCGCGCTGCCCCAGACGCTCGCGGACGTGGACATCGACCTGCTGTACGTCTCCACGCTGACCCGCACCCAGCTGACGGCCGCGCCGCTGGCGGCCGCCCGCGGTCTCGAGGTGGTCGTACGGGACGGCATCCGTGAGCTGGAGGCCGGGGATCTCGAGATGATGCGCGGCGACACCGAGGCGGCCAGGGCGTACTTCACGACGGCGTTCGCCTGGGTGGCCGGGGACACCGAGCTGCGGATGCCGGGCGGGGAGAACGGCACCGAGGCGCTGGGCCGGTTCGACGCGGTGGTCGCGGAGGCCGCCGCGACCGGCGCCGGCAGCGTCGCCATGGTCAGCCACGGCGCCGCGATCCGGGTGTGGACGGCGGCCCGGGCGCACAACGTCGACATGTCCTTCGCGGCCGCCCACCGGCTGGACAACACCGACATCGTGATCCTGGAAGGCTCCCCCGAGGAGGGCTGGACGGCGCTGTCCTGGGCGGGCACGGACATCGGCGGCGCGGCGCACGCGCGGGAGAGCGGCCCCGCGGGACAGCCGTTGGGCCCGACCGCGTAG
- a CDS encoding DoxX family protein: MTCYDRSDLGLLLLRLGTGGVLAAHGTQKLFGWFGGGGLEGTGTAMEAMGYTPGKASAVAAGLAEAGGGTLLALGLATPAAGAAAAGGMVGAAAVHLPNGFFAMNGGYEHAAQLALTAAGLAVAGPGRLSLDHALRHAVNRGWMVPVALGVTAAATLAVVGARNKRVRRAVEGEQETLFDE, from the coding sequence GTGACCTGTTACGACCGAAGTGATCTGGGACTGCTGTTGCTCCGTCTGGGCACGGGCGGAGTGCTGGCCGCGCACGGGACGCAAAAGCTGTTCGGCTGGTTCGGCGGGGGCGGCCTCGAGGGGACCGGGACCGCCATGGAGGCCATGGGCTACACGCCCGGCAAGGCGAGCGCGGTGGCGGCGGGGCTGGCCGAGGCCGGCGGAGGCACCCTGCTGGCGCTGGGCCTCGCGACCCCCGCGGCGGGTGCGGCGGCGGCCGGGGGGATGGTGGGCGCGGCCGCGGTGCATCTGCCCAACGGGTTCTTCGCGATGAACGGCGGCTACGAGCACGCGGCGCAGCTGGCCCTGACGGCGGCGGGCCTCGCGGTGGCGGGCCCCGGCCGCCTCTCCCTGGACCATGCGCTCCGCCACGCCGTGAACCGGGGCTGGATGGTCCCGGTGGCGCTCGGCGTCACGGCGGCGGCCACGCTGGCCGTGGTGGGGGCGCGGAACAAGAGGGTGCGGCGGGCGGTCGAGGGCGAGCAGGAGACGCTGTTCGACGAGTAG
- a CDS encoding nuclear transport factor 2 family protein — protein MTIQVAKLSDPAVRAFVTAVNAHDRDAFQAVLAPDATMSDDGADRDLADWTDREIFSSRGHMEVDNESNGGRALIARYNNDTWGEMKTRWSFTVDDGGRITRFETGQA, from the coding sequence ATGACGATTCAGGTAGCGAAACTCAGCGACCCGGCCGTCCGGGCCTTCGTCACCGCTGTGAACGCCCATGACCGTGACGCCTTCCAGGCCGTCCTCGCACCCGACGCGACCATGTCCGACGACGGTGCCGACCGCGACCTCGCCGACTGGACCGATCGGGAGATCTTCTCCTCCCGCGGCCACATGGAGGTCGACAACGAGTCGAACGGCGGCCGTGCCCTCATCGCCCGCTACAACAACGACACTTGGGGCGAGATGAAGACGAGGTGGAGCTTCACCGTCGACGACGGCGGCAGGATCACCCGCTTCGAGACCGGCCAGGCGTAG
- a CDS encoding RICIN domain-containing protein — translation MKQVFERIRRLLLPAAAAALTASLLLPVHSAQATTGLDPFDAQFTLTRVDGDKKNLISSAESAGVATASVTDVLNSRTGRANLCHGTGLNGTLKYDGFCWDPDDDRTGYTDAGGGWMPQGFTGSHDAYSGGLYAGRHLYIASWYYGKYADNDPHEEYTRISIAQSDGEQVTYGHVALVEPVNGNFKELANKSHADGVAWYGNRLFVANGVELQVYDLTHLWSMNDTSNSATGLNGGRTSARYHRWALPLLARYTTKSGVVPDTDPQPFPGGDPRSCGPKNGVLCLSSLSVDRSTSSLISVESVGEEDSRIVRWPLAELGAGLPTQVKSAPEGYITSLWQVQGAATDGKNFYISAECPKSWPSGYSCVHVAAKNEATRVITQAPALTESLSWDPNAGRLWGLNEALEDATVGPKRVVFSINPSAGAAVDGWGWMSNFKKPGFTCATPKGDGTANGTIVTVWHCIGSESQRWSFQDGRLVNKASGKCLTPQGDAEDTNGAVLTLWTCNSNSSQLFGQDGGAITNNLGKAVTPKGDSLTDGTYLTLWSKTGGDSQEWRVKGF, via the coding sequence ATGAAACAAGTGTTCGAGCGCATACGGCGCCTTCTGCTTCCCGCAGCCGCAGCGGCGCTGACCGCCAGCCTGCTGCTGCCCGTCCATTCCGCCCAGGCGACCACCGGACTGGACCCCTTTGATGCCCAGTTCACCCTGACCCGCGTCGACGGGGACAAGAAGAATTTGATCTCCTCGGCCGAGTCGGCCGGTGTGGCCACGGCGTCCGTCACCGACGTACTGAACTCGCGCACCGGCCGCGCGAACCTGTGCCACGGCACGGGGCTCAACGGCACATTGAAGTACGACGGCTTCTGCTGGGACCCCGACGACGACCGCACCGGCTACACGGACGCCGGCGGCGGCTGGATGCCGCAGGGCTTCACCGGCTCGCACGACGCCTATTCGGGCGGCCTGTACGCTGGCCGGCACCTGTACATCGCGTCCTGGTACTACGGGAAGTATGCCGACAACGATCCGCACGAGGAGTACACGCGCATATCGATCGCCCAGTCGGACGGCGAGCAGGTGACCTACGGTCATGTGGCCCTCGTGGAGCCGGTGAACGGCAACTTCAAGGAGCTGGCCAACAAGTCGCACGCGGACGGCGTCGCCTGGTACGGCAACCGGCTGTTCGTGGCCAACGGCGTGGAATTGCAGGTGTACGACCTCACGCACCTGTGGAGCATGAACGACACCAGCAACTCCGCCACCGGCCTGAACGGGGGGCGCACCTCCGCCCGTTACCACCGCTGGGCCCTGCCGCTGTTGGCGCGCTACACCACGAAGTCCGGGGTCGTCCCCGACACGGACCCCCAGCCGTTCCCGGGGGGAGACCCGCGTTCCTGCGGTCCCAAAAACGGGGTGCTGTGTCTGAGCAGCCTGAGCGTCGACCGCTCGACGTCCAGCTTGATCTCGGTGGAGAGCGTCGGCGAGGAAGACTCCCGCATCGTCCGCTGGCCGCTGGCGGAGCTCGGCGCGGGGTTGCCCACCCAGGTGAAGTCGGCGCCCGAGGGGTACATCACGTCTTTGTGGCAAGTGCAGGGCGCCGCCACCGACGGCAAGAACTTCTACATCAGCGCCGAATGCCCGAAGTCCTGGCCGTCGGGCTACTCCTGTGTCCACGTGGCCGCGAAGAACGAAGCGACCCGTGTGATCACGCAGGCGCCCGCGCTGACCGAGAGCCTGTCGTGGGACCCGAACGCCGGACGTTTGTGGGGCCTGAACGAAGCCCTGGAGGACGCGACGGTCGGCCCCAAACGCGTGGTGTTCTCCATCAACCCCAGCGCCGGCGCAGCGGTCGACGGCTGGGGCTGGATGTCCAATTTCAAAAAGCCGGGCTTCACCTGCGCCACACCCAAGGGTGATGGCACCGCCAACGGAACCATCGTCACGGTCTGGCACTGCATCGGGTCCGAGAGCCAGCGCTGGTCCTTCCAGGACGGCCGCCTGGTCAACAAGGCGAGCGGCAAGTGCCTGACCCCGCAGGGCGATGCGGAAGACACCAACGGCGCCGTGCTGACTCTGTGGACCTGCAACAGCAATTCCTCGCAGCTGTTCGGGCAGGACGGCGGCGCGATCACCAACAACCTCGGCAAGGCCGTCACACCCAAGGGCGACTCGCTGACCGACGGCACCTATCTGACGCTGTGGTCGAAGACCGGTGGGGACTCGCAGGAGTGGAGGGTGAAGGGCTTCTAG
- a CDS encoding RICIN domain-containing protein: MVRLATVCMLFLAGMYVVTGTAQAASGLTPISASGFTLSLDSDSTSEVSDGAAANPQLSRVGLTTLAGTGVSGADGLCYPAPFNPGVDARGYCWDNAGDDSGTNGWSPQGLSVPHNGTADGTWGNQRWDAVTWHSQDNTLAKLRFVSRDAATPRYTDVLLTTLSAGGTVSPLASHADSVVWYKDNLLIGNGRYLHVFRLSDLMRASNRPSGFDYVLPRAYLYRTTPTGSSSCTAITGNAPCLTSLSFDRSTGTLLSSEYVQSGAGGRLVEWPLDLAKGLPKTGSGNTVTASAAWTSPVWGMQGAVFAQGSFFMSGLCPSSFANGYRESACVHKAEPGGAPHVLTAVPDMTQNLDWDASTGRVRGVNEVAQADRVLPQRLVFDFAPTARPIETVRSRNVSSGKCLLPYGGSLNDGAQVVQWDCNGTSAQVLGRIPDPQFPERPLPDRLRR; encoded by the coding sequence TTGGTTCGACTGGCCACGGTCTGCATGCTGTTCCTTGCCGGCATGTATGTGGTCACGGGTACGGCGCAGGCAGCGAGTGGTCTCACCCCGATTTCGGCGAGTGGTTTCACGCTGTCCCTGGACAGCGATTCCACTTCTGAGGTCAGCGATGGTGCGGCAGCCAACCCTCAACTCAGCAGGGTCGGGCTGACGACCCTTGCCGGAACAGGCGTATCGGGAGCGGACGGTCTGTGCTACCCGGCTCCCTTCAACCCGGGTGTCGATGCCCGCGGTTACTGCTGGGACAACGCTGGAGATGACAGTGGCACGAACGGCTGGAGCCCGCAGGGGCTTTCCGTACCGCACAATGGCACGGCCGACGGCACGTGGGGCAACCAGCGGTGGGACGCCGTCACATGGCACAGTCAGGACAACACGCTGGCGAAACTGCGCTTTGTGAGCCGCGACGCAGCCACCCCCCGGTACACCGACGTCCTCCTGACGACCCTGAGCGCCGGCGGTACTGTGAGCCCGCTCGCCTCCCACGCCGACAGCGTCGTCTGGTACAAGGACAACCTTCTGATAGGCAACGGCCGGTACCTGCACGTCTTCCGCTTGAGCGACCTGATGCGTGCCTCCAACCGGCCATCCGGCTTCGACTATGTCCTGCCCAGGGCATACCTCTACCGGACGACGCCGACCGGCAGTTCGTCCTGCACGGCGATCACGGGGAACGCTCCCTGCCTTACATCCCTCAGCTTCGACCGCTCCACCGGCACCCTGCTGTCCAGTGAATACGTCCAGAGCGGGGCCGGCGGCCGTCTCGTGGAGTGGCCGCTCGATCTGGCGAAGGGCCTGCCGAAGACGGGTAGCGGCAACACCGTCACCGCCTCCGCTGCCTGGACCTCGCCCGTCTGGGGCATGCAAGGCGCGGTCTTCGCGCAGGGCTCCTTCTTCATGAGCGGGTTGTGCCCGTCGTCGTTCGCCAACGGCTACCGGGAAAGCGCCTGCGTTCACAAGGCTGAGCCCGGTGGGGCCCCGCACGTCCTGACGGCTGTTCCGGACATGACGCAGAACCTGGACTGGGACGCGTCCACCGGGCGCGTGCGCGGCGTCAACGAGGTGGCCCAGGCGGACCGAGTGCTCCCGCAGCGTCTGGTCTTCGACTTCGCGCCTACGGCGCGCCCCATTGAGACCGTCCGCTCCCGGAACGTCAGCAGCGGCAAGTGCCTGCTCCCGTACGGCGGCAGCCTCAACGACGGCGCACAAGTGGTCCAGTGGGACTGCAACGGCACGAGCGCCCAGGTACTGGGACGGATCCCGGATCCGCAATTTCCAGAGCGACCGCTGCCTGACCGTCTACGGCGGTAG
- a CDS encoding LacI family DNA-binding transcriptional regulator, with amino-acid sequence MGHPYTIREIARQAGLSEATVDRVLNHRGGVRESTAREVQQAIKDLDRQRTQVRIGGRTFMIDIVMQTPERFSSAVRDALEAELPSLHPAVVRSRFHFRETDPAAELVKDLDRIAARGSQGVILKAPEVPEVTAAVGRLVAAGIPVVTLVTDLPSSPRLAYVGIDNRAAGATAAYLIRQWLADRPGHVLVTISRGSFRNEEEREMGFRSGMRDGGPLRRLVEVTDSDGLDSTQRALVLAALERDPEINAVYSIGGGNTATIDAFAALGRGVLAFVAHDLDHDNTRLLAEGKLSAVLHHDLRQDMRRACQTIMRAQQALPDEGPFLPSAIQVVTPYNMPPYNVNVPSV; translated from the coding sequence ATGGGACATCCGTATACGATCCGCGAGATCGCCCGGCAGGCCGGCCTGAGCGAGGCGACGGTCGACCGGGTCCTCAACCATCGCGGCGGCGTGCGCGAGAGCACGGCGCGGGAGGTGCAGCAGGCCATCAAGGACCTGGACCGGCAGCGCACCCAGGTCCGCATCGGCGGCCGCACCTTCATGATCGACATCGTGATGCAGACCCCGGAGCGGTTCTCCTCGGCGGTACGCGACGCCCTGGAGGCCGAACTGCCGTCCCTGCACCCGGCGGTCGTCCGCTCACGGTTCCACTTCCGCGAGACGGACCCCGCGGCGGAGCTGGTGAAGGACCTGGACAGGATCGCGGCGCGCGGTTCTCAGGGAGTGATCCTCAAGGCCCCGGAGGTCCCCGAGGTCACCGCCGCGGTCGGCCGGCTGGTGGCGGCCGGTATCCCGGTGGTCACGCTGGTGACGGATCTGCCCAGCAGCCCGCGGCTGGCGTACGTCGGCATCGACAACCGGGCCGCCGGAGCCACCGCCGCCTACCTGATACGCCAGTGGCTCGCCGACCGTCCGGGCCATGTGCTCGTCACGATCAGCCGGGGGTCCTTCCGCAACGAGGAGGAGCGCGAGATGGGTTTCCGCAGCGGGATGCGCGACGGCGGGCCCCTGCGCCGACTGGTCGAGGTCACGGACAGCGACGGGCTGGACTCCACCCAGCGGGCTCTGGTCCTGGCGGCTCTGGAGCGGGATCCGGAGATCAACGCCGTCTACTCCATCGGCGGTGGCAACACCGCGACCATCGACGCCTTCGCGGCGCTCGGCCGGGGCGTGCTGGCCTTCGTCGCGCACGACCTGGACCACGACAACACCCGGCTGCTGGCGGAGGGGAAGCTGTCCGCGGTGCTCCACCACGACCTGCGCCAGGACATGCGGCGCGCCTGCCAGACCATCATGCGGGCCCAGCAGGCGCTGCCGGACGAGGGTCCGTTCCTGCCGTCGGCGATCCAGGTGGTGACGCCGTACAACATGCCGCCGTACAACGTGAACGTGCCGTCGGTGTGA
- a CDS encoding RICIN domain-containing protein, translating into MRNFQSDRCLTVYGGSTANGAEMTQWRCNGSHAQDWSRATGTAGGSLLVNGGSNLCLTTYGGSSSNGAVSEQWSCQADNAAHNWTGASA; encoded by the coding sequence ATCCGCAATTTCCAGAGCGACCGCTGCCTGACCGTCTACGGCGGTAGCACCGCCAACGGAGCCGAGATGACGCAGTGGCGCTGCAACGGCAGTCACGCGCAGGATTGGTCACGGGCCACAGGAACTGCCGGCGGATCTCTTCTCGTCAACGGCGGCAGCAACCTCTGCCTCACCACCTACGGAGGCAGCAGCTCTAACGGCGCCGTCTCCGAACAGTGGTCCTGCCAGGCGGACAACGCCGCGCACAACTGGACCGGCGCCAGTGCCTGA
- a CDS encoding transposase family protein has protein sequence MPSALIGVPQRHCEDVGSACPDPEPPQLTSLAEALGRIPDPRRVRGRRYRLGSLLGLCLVAVLGGAMSLAAIARCPRRHLQRGRFADGSVRSSVAPTSAAPSTRTI, from the coding sequence GTGCCATCCGCCCTGATCGGTGTCCCGCAGCGCCACTGCGAGGACGTCGGCTCCGCCTGCCCGGATCCGGAACCGCCGCAACTCACTTCCCTGGCCGAGGCCTTGGGTCGGATACCCGATCCCCGCCGGGTCCGGGGCCGCCGCTACCGCCTGGGCTCCCTGCTGGGGCTGTGCCTGGTCGCCGTCCTCGGTGGAGCCATGTCCCTGGCCGCCATCGCCCGCTGTCCGAGACGTCACCTACAGAGAGGACGCTTCGCGGATGGGTCTGTACGGTCTTCGGTGGCCCCCACGTCCGCTGCACCCTCGACGAGAACCATTTGA
- a CDS encoding SDR family oxidoreductase, whose amino-acid sequence MNALNDSNALPASQAKIAVVTGAGSGIGRAVAVELLRTGWSVALAGRKPETLEETAALVPEAPSLVVRTDVSRPDDVAALFDATRERFGRLDLLFNNAGTFGPGGVPVEELPYEAWQHVVNTNLNGAFLCAQAAYRRMKEQDPQGGRIINNGSISAHTPRPLSVAYTATKHALTGLTKSLSLDGRPYRIACGQIDIGNAATDMTERMRTGALQANGETAVEPVMDVADVARTVRHMAELPLEANVQFATVLATAMPYVGRG is encoded by the coding sequence ATGAATGCCCTCAACGACTCGAACGCCCTGCCCGCCTCGCAGGCGAAGATCGCGGTGGTGACCGGCGCGGGCTCCGGCATCGGCCGTGCGGTGGCCGTCGAACTGCTGCGCACCGGCTGGTCGGTGGCGCTCGCCGGACGCAAACCGGAGACGCTGGAGGAGACGGCCGCCCTCGTCCCCGAGGCGCCCTCCCTCGTCGTACGCACCGACGTCTCGCGTCCCGACGACGTGGCGGCCCTGTTCGACGCCACGCGCGAGCGCTTCGGGCGGCTGGACCTGCTCTTCAACAACGCGGGGACGTTCGGGCCCGGCGGTGTCCCGGTCGAGGAACTGCCGTACGAGGCATGGCAGCACGTCGTGAACACGAACCTCAACGGCGCGTTCCTGTGCGCACAGGCCGCGTACCGGCGGATGAAGGAGCAGGACCCGCAGGGCGGCCGGATCATCAACAACGGCTCGATCTCGGCGCACACGCCCCGCCCGCTGTCGGTGGCGTACACGGCGACCAAGCACGCGCTGACGGGGCTGACCAAGTCACTGTCCCTGGACGGGCGTCCGTACCGGATCGCCTGCGGTCAGATCGACATCGGCAACGCGGCGACCGACATGACCGAGCGCATGCGGACGGGAGCGTTGCAGGCCAACGGGGAAACGGCGGTCGAGCCGGTGATGGACGTGGCGGACGTGGCACGCACGGTGCGGCACATGGCCGAGCTGCCGCTGGAGGCGAATGTGCAGTTCGCGACGGTACTGGCCACCGCGATGCCGTACGTCGGGCGCGGCTGA
- a CDS encoding D-alanyl-D-alanine carboxypeptidase family protein: protein MRDSSPVPPRAAQLSRRAALGLAAALPLAAASPASAATPVIGGERLARADVQVRGATGLPKRLTARSWLVADHQSGEVLASYHAHTHLAPASTLKMLFADTVLKNFERTERHRVTDADLADIPAGSSMVGVKPGITYTVEQLWLGVFLRSGNDAVHVLSHMNGGLARTIAQMQAKAQDLQALDTHVVSPDGFDHKGQVSSAYDLTLFARHGLADADFRAYCHTKTANFPAGGKKTFQIQNTDRLLTGAWGVPTYDGLIGVKNGYTSNAGNTFTGAATRGGRTLLVTVMHPKSGGSGVYEETAALLDWGFKEGAKARSVGTLVDPLSEGGASAAPTGKAAKAAAGAPATAAGDGGSSSWGLVGGAGGAVALLAGGAYAWRRRRRAVGDEVEAPEGRQERQDGQDDGQQRHQG from the coding sequence ATGCGCGATTCCTCTCCCGTCCCCCCGCGTGCCGCCCAACTGTCCCGCCGTGCCGCCCTCGGCCTCGCCGCGGCGCTCCCGCTGGCCGCGGCCTCTCCGGCGTCGGCCGCCACGCCCGTGATCGGCGGTGAGCGGCTCGCCCGCGCCGACGTCCAGGTGCGCGGCGCCACGGGACTGCCCAAGCGGCTCACCGCCCGCTCCTGGCTCGTCGCCGACCACCAGAGCGGCGAGGTGCTCGCCTCGTACCACGCGCACACGCACCTGGCGCCCGCCTCCACGCTGAAGATGCTCTTCGCGGACACCGTGCTGAAGAACTTCGAGCGGACCGAGCGGCACCGGGTGACCGACGCCGACCTCGCCGACATCCCCGCGGGCTCCAGCATGGTCGGCGTCAAGCCCGGCATCACCTACACCGTCGAGCAGTTGTGGCTCGGCGTCTTCCTGCGCTCAGGCAACGACGCGGTGCACGTCCTCAGCCACATGAACGGCGGCCTCGCCAGGACGATCGCCCAGATGCAGGCCAAGGCGCAGGACCTGCAGGCCCTGGACACCCATGTGGTAAGCCCCGACGGCTTCGACCACAAGGGGCAGGTGTCGTCCGCGTACGACCTGACGCTCTTCGCCCGCCACGGCCTCGCGGACGCCGACTTCCGCGCCTACTGCCACACGAAGACCGCGAACTTCCCGGCGGGCGGCAAGAAGACCTTCCAGATCCAGAACACCGACCGCCTGCTGACGGGGGCGTGGGGTGTGCCGACGTACGACGGACTCATCGGCGTGAAGAACGGCTACACCAGCAACGCCGGCAACACCTTCACCGGCGCCGCGACCCGCGGCGGGCGGACCCTCCTCGTCACCGTGATGCACCCCAAGAGCGGCGGCAGCGGCGTCTACGAGGAGACGGCCGCGCTGCTCGACTGGGGGTTCAAGGAGGGCGCGAAGGCCCGGTCCGTGGGCACCCTCGTCGATCCGCTCAGCGAGGGCGGCGCCTCCGCGGCTCCCACCGGGAAGGCGGCCAAGGCGGCGGCCGGAGCTCCCGCGACGGCCGCGGGCGACGGCGGCTCGTCGTCGTGGGGGCTGGTCGGCGGGGCCGGGGGAGCGGTCGCGCTGCTCGCGGGCGGGGCGTACGCGTGGCGCAGGCGGCGGCGTGCGGTGGGGGACGAGGTCGAGGCCCCGGAGGGACGCCAGGAACGTCAGGACGGTCAGGACGACGGTCAGCAACGTCACCAGGGTTGA